The sequence TTAGaaccctgaaaaattcgtccaccaaaatcaactccaaaaatctctgaaaattcgccacaaatcctagtttgctccattgttcgatatattgttctcccgccagcaagaaacccccggtgtgtttgtttttgagtgtgtgcagtaaggagtcaccatgagtggcatcATGAGGTTCGTCACTGGGGGGAGAAGggcgcgttcatcaacatccgacgcatcggcaagttcttcacgaaggcactcggtctccgagtctccgcggagcatggaggaagacaaccccgcaccgaggagtgacatgttgctccttggtgggatgagagacccgagaagctcctccatgagattcaccaaAGTGATGCCAcctcatccgcaccaccaccatacaagcccaagaattcagaatatgggtttattatcttgtcgaaggaagaagaagaaaggctcaagttcatgaagggaaggctgcaagcaaattatgattttgatgatgaagcattggagaagttgggattccatcatgacatctaccagctcttggagaacatcggttggaagttattttccgatggtgttacggtagacatgcaaaaagaagtggctttggagatgtttATGACACTGGAGAAAACAACAgaggtggtggatgatgaagaagtgccatgtctgaaatttcggctcaagaatgaagaaaaagtcattacctatggagaaatagggagttttCTCGGGTTCAAAAGCAACGCAAATGAAAAGGTGGAAAtcgaagatggagagctcgatgagttttggacaaagatagcaaaagatgtcaaccgtcaaaggaagaatataagtaatgtgatcctccaaatattccactcttgggtgagcaaaagaattctcgggaggatgagagaatcaaaggtcaccgaccaagaattgaattggatgtatgcagcattggtgaagaagcaagtgattgatctcacctacatcatggttgaaagggggagaaatgtggatcaaagcaaggtattttctcaagaagaagaagcatatcccaaagggggagaaatacctaagtgaatcaagtcaagagggagaagtagcaagataaggggaggaacaaagggggaaatcatggttttagggggaggccaagccatcattgtatgatggtaagcatccaagcaagtgtaagtggtttcaATTGGTTTCAATTGATATCAAGCGATTAAATCTATCAATTTTTGCAAACATTATGCttgttttgattgtgttgtcatcaatcaccaaaaatggggagattgtaacgaacatgacaccatttatgccatttcgagtgattttgatgatcgaatgacaatgcaattaatgggactaatggtattattaagtgaacatttctagatcctagggatgaagtaaaaaggccatgcaaagcaaaacatgaagaaagaactcaaagaaatgctgaattggatgagttctactgaaatcagtagtactggaagaaccgatgctataggcatcggtgcatccgatgcttgtcggatgatccgacaaccTGGCTATTGGCACAAGTCtatgcgcctctggagatcatgtgatgatcaagtgaagcaccggtcgaaccgacggcttcaagataagcatcggtgcattcaatgtaccatgttccagagatgatgtcaagcgcgcaggagccaagtcttcagcaccagttgaaccggcgAGGCGTCAGagcatagcatcggtgcattgacgtcagcagaagagggagGCCCAACGACTAGTCCAGTTgctgtgtgtgaccggttgaaccgacaccccaagcatcggttcaaccgatggtccctggaactgctgcaactgtgtcagagaagccaacggctacttcgggtctgagagtgaccggatgaaccaacGCTACCCcttgcagaggcatcggttcatctgatggtacgcagatttttgctgaccattggagcaacggctccacgacttggaggcctatatatatggcatcatccggccatttgaagattgctggagttcaaggaagtcacatacacacccaagaaccactccaagccatccaagagcttagtgttcatatccttagcctttagcacactttgagagtgttgtgtaaaggattaactcttagtgagtgaggtTGCAAGGCCTTAAgactttgtgctgtggttccttagtgaaccaaaagaagagcttggtgcgccggccccttggagctgtgaagctcgccggcaacgtcatcgaccctccgacttggtgtggagcagcgacgacactttgtgcgggggacgtggagacccccatcttttgtggagaagctccttagtggaacccggggcaaggtgactgtgattgtgttcacggaagagacttggtggccgggtagcaatactcttagtgaatgctacaacaacgtggatgtaggtgtgtctttgtggctaaccgaaccacgggataaacacccgcgtcaagagtttgctatctcctatcccgctcattaagcttccgcatttcatattagcaatttgtatgcctttactttcatagagtagttttttgataggaaaggctataggttgctaaactcttttgggataggggtttcacactagaacaaccatagttgcacatctagatagcttgttttagtttaagttttgtgcaaactagttggagccataggtctaagttttttagagtgactaattcaccccctccccctcttaggctagagcacccgatcctttcaagtggtatcagagccgggactcacttctctcacaaagaaagccaattctactggcaaatttgtgtttaccggctcacttgatcggttaggcttcaccgcctagtgagttagctcttttagCGGAAGAGAtggattctctaggacctcctccacgtttcgTTGGCACGGGCTTCCTACGATGGAAGATTttgatgcaatcacacctccaagcaaaagggctaaatgtttggagagtaacgagtgaaggaactaaaagcaatagtcaacaagagaagcaatatgatgctatAGCCAAGTGTGCTATTTTAAACTCTCTTGGTGAAAATGTGTTCAAGCGTGTGTTTGCTTACGAAAATGCTAAGgttttatggaaaactattagtgagaaccatgaaggcacaaaagatgttgcaaatgaaagatatcatgttctcattgataaacttaatagcttcaagcaacttgatcatgaaaatgccgaaaTTATGTACTCAtggttgaatattcttgtgaatgagattaactctttagatgtgaagaaaattgaagatttggaactcattcgcaagatccttcactcactccgaaggccggactatgatttggtgaccataattctatatgagaaagatatcaacacaatgacaccaaatcaagtcatcAACAAGGTGATCGTCCATGAGCTAcgtcatgatatcaagccaagagTGCCACCTTCTTCgccaacacatagtgcacttgcatgcaagcaaatcaaaaagttgaagaagatggccatcaaaggtagctcaagtgaggaggaagaagaggaggcatgccaaatctcctcaagtgatgatcaagAACCAATGAACCCCTACCTTTataagcaagtaaagaagatgaacaaatacttgaaggaaatcaactccaTGGGGTatgtggtcttcctcaaagatgggccttaccatcaacttatgaagattgagaagaagttcaagaagaacaagcaaaagaaggaaaagaatccCAAGCATGAATTATTTGCCATATTTGATGAATGggttagcggtggtgaagaatcaagtgctagttcaagtgatgaatcaaaaaagaaattcaccacccgcatcggatcatcatcaaacacttgcattatggccaaaggtatggatagcgatttaagtgatgatgactccgattctccttcaattgatgaacttcttgaccttgttcatgagcaccaaaaagtcattaagaagcaatcaaaagaaataaaaaaccttagtgctctcaaagatctaaatgcttctcttgctacaaattttgaagatttgatgtacaaattcaaattatttagcaaggagcatgaagagctcaaattaaaatttgagagcattaatgatactaatgactctttgtaaaagaagcaaactatcccttgtgcaattcctatttctagggtagatgcttcaacttcttgcattgatttaattgatgaatcttgctctaacccttgcgatgagaaatgcaatgagaatgttgttgtagaatcatgtgatgatctcattgccaaggagaatgatgagctcatgCAAGAAGTGGAatggctcatgaaggacttgtatagattgaagggcaaaggcatagagagcaatgtccaaccttctcaagataaccatgaagacatggtgaagaagcttgagaaggggtccaccgtgacttgctcaaagtgccacaaagaaggccacaagtccaacaagtgccctcaaccaaggaagaagctttcggatgagaagaacaagaagaagcttacaatcaagagttctctcatctacaccaagcccaactggAGAAACAAAAGCAATAACACCTCCTATGTaatcaagaagaaaaccaatggcaaggtggttgctcacaaggttgggaagaaagaaaggagttggaatcactccatttgggtgcccaagaatgtcataaccaatatgaaggggcctcaaatagtgtgggttccaaaggagacttgaagcccaagaatggcttcgggggatttggaggcttagcttataAGTTAAAGTGAAGGTTTAAGCCAAAACAAGGTAAGCTCaaaacttggacatttgttgcccaagtcccccataaggtaatggtagctagatttcaattcaagcatcatatagctccattgctcttgataggttgtttgcattgcatcacctagtattatatatggtgggttgcttgtgtcatgactctaacccatgagcaacctacatggtttgataagtatgtagaaagctacacaagattacccttcatggtacatggacttcatgaggtatgtatttcatatgtgtaccatgagcacaagctataTGGTAAACTTCTCATTTgtatcaaaatcaatgtgcatatatttgcttaggtgattcaaacactaaatgcacacatttagtgGGAGTTCACtttatggtttgtgattttgagactaatgtgtttgctagtttatcttttgtagtctcacatggagttaacactctaagagaatgtttctcacgatcaatgtgaacaaacaactctataagagtgattaaataaattgtgctttcatgcatattgagccatgctctattgaacttaaatgctcatatctaagttcataggctatatactcatacatttgcttaaccttggtgtaccaagtgctcttctttcaaagactttcaattggtattcaacctcaattggtatcatttgcaagtcactttcaaattgctacatgcaaggtaaacaaatgTCCCCcagaggtatgcaaggttctaaactcattcaattggtataattgtcaatttcttatcctttttagagctacctccgtgcttgatatgatctaagctttctagttataacatctagttgtgcacttgattttcacattatcattttgtgcgcatacttgtggaaagcttagctcatgtcatgctagttttgtgattttgtcaTCCACCATAgagaaaattttcaattggtgtcttcattgatatcatacaattggatccggTTGGCCCACATGCGTGCATGCaaaatcatgtgatgatgacgTTAGGAACAGGAGATGATGTCGATGAAGAAAGCCGGGTGTGGATGAAAACGTGGTAACCATCACCATTTAGCAAGACAAGGAGGCAGTTCAATGAAAGGAACAATGCTTATACAAGGGGATATGGGAGAGAAGTGGGTCATTATATGACTGATCCATCACTAATTGATGAAACTCCCTAGCCATATGTAGGTTCGTGTATGTTTCTTTTTCAGTTTCCTCAGGTTGGGTTAGCTTATTAAGTTGGGTCACTTATTTCTGCTGCATATAATTGCCATCATTTCCCGTGCTCTTGTCAAGCTCGTACATGGTTCCAATGATTATTCCTGATATCTTGTTTGCTTGGTAATTTCATGAAACATATATAATAGTTTTACTATACCAATATATTAATTGCATTATAATTTTTTGTTTCGGCCGTGTTGTTAGGCATGTGCATTCATTCCTATGATGGTAATTGACTGGTGGAGAGGAAAACAAAGAGGTAATTGACCGTTCATTTACCAATTTAACAACCTCACGTTATACACTTGTTAACTTACTTTGAGGTAGCTGGTGACCTTTTTTAAATATGTAAAATTATTATTTACTAGGTTTTCAAAAAACATGTGCAGCAACACTCTACTAGTTCCGTTAAAGttcctttaatttcttgtgTTGTTACACATTTAGGTTCTTCAATCAAAGTTGGTAGAACATCTCTTATTGGTTTTGTGCTCTGTGTTCCTAAATTAAAGCAAAACTCTTTTTTCTACTGAATTAATTCGAAAATGGCCTGCAACACATATGGGTTACTTACTGGCTATAGGCTACCCTGATGACAAATACACTTGGAAAAAGCCTTGTTTTCCTCCCTCAACTATCgcaaaattcaaattcattGCTTAACTACAAAAGCGGGTATATCTAATCTTTCCCCAATTATCAAAACTATTTGTTTTACCTCCCTCTGCAGTTTTACAAGTGTATTTTGTATTTTCTCCATAGATTTTTCTTTCTTATCTTTTTTCACTCAATTGAGGTAGCAAACGTGGATCAAAAATCATGAAATTGGCATAGTGATAGAAAAGAGTGCATAGAACCCAATTTTACAACTTTTTGAAGTTAAAACAAagaaattgaaatttgaaattttgaagaaagAAAGTAAATTCAAACTTCATTGAATTTTTAAAGCATTAAAATGAGCTCCATCtttgacaaaatttgaattgtGCGATACATTTAAAGGTCCATCATTAGACAAGTTTTGTGTGTATATGTTATATAGCAATATTTAAAGTTTCTTGGGAAGGATCAAATTTGAGACAAATttgattatttttatttatttttttggaatATAAAATATACTAAAGAATTTGCATATTTGATTTATACATATGGAAATTCTTGAGTAGATTTTAAATTAtgtgaaaaataaataaaaagtaaATCTTGACTCAAATTTGAACCTTTATGATAAACTTTAAATTTTGCTATAGAACCTATACTCACAAAAAATCCCTAATGATGTACCTCTAATATGTGTCACATAGTTCAAATTTTGTCAAAGATGGAGCTCAtcaataaattttgaattctttctttctttaaaTTTGAAGTTTCAAAATCCTTTTGGTTTAAACTACAAATATTTGCAGAAAAGGTTCTTTTTACTCCCCACTTCCACTATGCCCATTTTAATGATTTTTGAACCATGTTTGCTGCCTTAATTGAGTTgaaaaagagagaagggagaaaaatctataaaaaaaaactatgtacATCTGCTTGTAAAACAGTTGAGGGAGGTAAAAcaaacggttttgatagttagAAGAGACTTTGTatctggttttgtagttgaaggataaaaatcaaaattttgCGATAGGCTTTTTTTAAGAAACTTTTGCGATAGTCGAAGGAGGGAAAATAGACTTTTTTCCGATAGGAAAAAGTATGTTttacctcctccaactatcacgaaagtttggttttcctccCGCAACTATGAAACCGGGTACttcacctccctcaacttttcaaaccgtgcattttacctccctcgagTTTGAAGACTGTTTCGCTATAGTAACCgcggtttgctacagtaactgtagttttgtctttttcttttttaaaaaatttcagttgaatttttgaaaaatcattgtaaattatagaaaaatcataaaataaaaaattcaatttgttggactccacatgagaagATCTACAcattgaacatataatatgatatACTTTAGTATAAAGTTTTTGCTACGAAGGTTTTGTCTTTTTCGTAGCAAAAACTTTATACTAAAgcatatcatattatatgttcaatgTGTAGATcttctcatgtggagtccaacgaaattgaatttttcattttatgatttttctatgatttacaatgatttttttcaaagattcaactgattttttttaaagaaaaagacaaaactatGGTATTGTAGGAAatcgcggttactgtagcaaagaCGTCTTCAAAACCACTTGAGGGAGGTAAAATGCacggtttgaaaagttgagggaggtgaaGTACCCGGTTTCATAGTTGCGGGAGGAAAATCAAACTTTCgtgatagttggaggaggtaaAACAGACTTTTTCCATTCGATTATAATAACCAAAAACAAAAAGGCCCGGCAACAACTTTTTGCGGatgcagaaaagaaaagaaaaaagaatgccACCATTAACACTTCACTGTGAATTGTGATGATTCATTTATAAACCCTTAAGCCCATCCTCCACGCTCCTCACAACCACACTCCACTCCCTGCCGCCTCTTGCTCTCCACAGTCCACTCTCTGAGCCTCGGCTTCCAAagacaagcaagcaagcaagcatgtCGAAGCTTCTTGCACCGGCAGCGCTCCCGGCGCTCTTGCTGCTCGCGCTGTCCGCGTGCGcgacgccggcgcgcggcggcgacgactaCACGGCGTTCGTGTACGCCGGGTGCTCGCAGGCGCGCTACGACCCCGGGTCGCAGTACGCGGCGGACGTGGACACCGCGCTGTCGTCCCTCGTCAACAGCGCCGGCTTCACGGCCTACGCCAACTACACCTCGCCGTCGGCCGCCACGGGCCTGGCCGCCGTGTACCAGTGCCGCTccgacctccccgccgccgtctgCGAAGCCTGCGTCAAGTCCGCCGCCTCGAAGCTCTCCTCGCTCTGCAACGCGGctgcgggcgccgccgtgcagcTGCGCGCCTGCTTCGTGCGCTACGGGAACGACTCGTTCCTGGGGAAGCAGGACACGACGGTGCTGTTCAAGAAGTGCGGCGGCGAGAGCGCTGGCGACACGGGCGTCGTGGCCATGCGGGACGCCGCGCTCGgcgctctcgtggctgcctcgGCGCCCGCCGACGAGGGCTCTTACCGGGCCGGCGCCGCGGGGTACGTGCAGGCCATGTCGCAGTGCGTCGGGGACCTCAGCGCCAAGGCGTGCTCCGACTGCGTCTCGGCCGCGTCCGCGCAGCTCAAGGCCGGCTGCGGGTTCGCCTCCGCCGGGGAGGTGTACCTCGGCAAGTGCTACGCGCGCTTCTGGTccaatgccgccgccggcagcagcggcggcggcgtaccggtcggaggtggcgccggcggcggcaccggcgccaGCAACGGCGTCGGTGGCGCCGGCGTGGGAGGAGCAAGCAATGGATACGCGTACGGCGGATTCGTGCCAAATACCTACGGCCAGCACGGTAAGGAGCTTACACTCATTCTTGTTGGCGTCTACCGCACTGCGCCTTTTCAAATGTgaatttttatctttttatttcacGAAAGAACTGAACTGTTTGCTATGAATTCATCATGTTGAATTATATGTCGTTTCAAAGTACACGTAAACTTGCTATACATAGCTTAGTGTAACCGTACTTTTGATCCAGTATATTCTGATCTCATGATGACTACGTTTGGTTCATCAGCTCAGAAATCTAACTTAGGaattgtttagatccaaaattcaaaattttaaaagaaCGTTGCAGCACCTGTATGGAGaattaaatctagacaaaataaaaaattaattgcacagtttgcttgtaaattgcgagcgaatctaatgaatctaactAGACCGTGATcagacactaaattactacagtaaaacTACAGTAGACATatgctaatgacggattaactaggctcattagattcgtctcatatttttgtgattagtctatgtttaatacttcaaatgtgaaaagatttcCTTTCAAATATTTTACACCGTGCATCTAAACGAGGTCTCATGTTCTAAACCATTACTTTTGTGATCGTGATCAGTGCCTAGCAAATGCAAGGTTGCTTTGGCCCGTCAGCCGATCCAGCCTTTTGAACTGTTTGCTATGAATTCATCATGTTGAATTATATGCCGTTTCAAAGTACACGTAAACTTGCTATACATAGCTCAGTGTAACCGTACTTTTGATCCAGTATATTCTGATCTCATGATGACTTCGTTCGGTCGTTCATCAGCTCGGATATCTGAACTCCGAACTCATGTTCTGAACCGTCAATTCTGTGATCGTGATCAGTGCCTAGCAAATGCAAGGTTGCTTTGGCCAGTCAGCCGATCCAGTCTTTTCTGGCCTTTGATGATTGATGAGCAGCGTGCATCCTTCCGGTTTCACCGTTATCTCGATCCGTGCACCATTACATCGTTCCGCACGTAGATTATATTTCTGAAGAAATAAACCACGTTGGCCCGTGCGCCGCAGCTGGTCCTGAATATTTGTTGGATCTTGCACACCACAACTGGACCATCAAGTGCTGCCCACTAGCACCGCAATACGCGTACGGTTATCACTTTGTTTACACTAGGCATTTACTGGAAATAGTCCTTTTACGTCATCGTGTCATGATGGGTGCACGAATGAATACTGTTTCTTTTAGGACTTCTAGACTTGTAGTTGGAGCATTGTTTAGTACAGTGCCAAAGTTTGGTACTTCTTCTCTTCAGGTTTAATCAAATTATAGAGAAAGATTTCTTGTGAATGCtagctattttctttttttttcc comes from Panicum virgatum strain AP13 chromosome 4K, P.virgatum_v5, whole genome shotgun sequence and encodes:
- the LOC120702956 gene encoding plasmodesmata-located protein 6-like, which gives rise to MSKLLAPAALPALLLLALSACATPARGGDDYTAFVYAGCSQARYDPGSQYAADVDTALSSLVNSAGFTAYANYTSPSAATGLAAVYQCRSDLPAAVCEACVKSAASKLSSLCNAAAGAAVQLRACFVRYGNDSFLGKQDTTVLFKKCGGESAGDTGVVAMRDAALGALVAASAPADEGSYRAGAAGYVQAMSQCVGDLSAKACSDCVSAASAQLKAGCGFASAGEVYLGKCYARFWSNAAAGSSGGGVPVGGGAGGGTGASNGVGGAGVGGASNGYAYGGFVPNTYGQHDESGKTLAIIIGLVAAVAIVIVLLSFVRRASGVGGKS